tctgtggtgtacTACTggtatataggtgttctgtgtgGGTACCGCTATCCGAACATGTCTGCGGTAGCTCACAACAGAGCTTTACTGTACCGTTTCCCTCTGAAAGTTATGTCGACGTTTGTGTGACCGTACCGCCATTCGGATATGTCCGCGGCAGCGCACCACTACCACTATGGCGATGGACGTGCATCGAGCGCCGAAATGTATCTGCATCGGCTCTCGGGCCAAGAAAAAGAGCCGCACATAGTGAGCGTCGATCACAGCTACGCAAAGGCGTGGAACGCCCACCCAGACTCGCATCATGCGAAACCAGCGAAGCTCCTCTTCATGAAGGATGTGTTCGTTTCCGAGGGCAGGAGCGGAGGCGAAAACGTGCTGGTCAACGTGGAAGCGTGGAAAGGCGCGCGCACGCGTCCGTACGATGGAAGCAAGACGCGCAACCTGATGAGCGAGTGCGAGCGCAGCGCGTCGCTTTCGTGCCGGCCGGACGCCTCGTGGGACTGTGCTGTGAAGCGGCTCGGCTGGACCGGTTCGCAGCAGCGGCTGTTCAACCAGGTGATGCGGCTGCTGCACGCCGACCGCTTAGCCAGATTGGCGTACTGCGACAACGCGAACGAGCCCGTTCTGCGGCGACTAGCGGTGGACCGCACGGCTCGCCGCTTGAGGCGCATCGTGGCTAGCTGGGACCTGAAGCTGCTCCAGTGGCTGCATCAGGTCCTGATGGAGAAGGCCGGCGTCTCGTATGTGGCGGCCTACTTGGACGCCCTGCAAGCCCTGCGGGCGCACCTGCCCCATCTCGTCGACCGACTGGTGGGCCACTCCATGGGCTCGGTACTGCTGCGCCGACCGTGGGACCCCGTGGCGCCGTTCCTGAGCCAGCACAAGCCCAAGCGACTGCCGTGCGCCCCCCTGCTGCTGGTGTGCTCCGGCGGGCCGCGGCCCCAGGTGCCCGGACTGCCCAAGTTCTGGAGCTCCCAGCTGTCGGTGCTTGGCAAGCTGGTGACCGTCGAGCCGACCATCGCCGCTGGCCCCGGCGCCACGCTCAACCAGGTGCTCGAGGCTACGGTGGCCGCGGCGCGGGCTAAGGTGCTCGAGCTCCGCAGCAGCTTCTCTTCGCGTCCCATCGTGCTCGTAGGCTGGATGGTGGGTGGCCTGGTGGCCTGCCAGGTGTCCTTGTTCGAATCGGTGGCGGCCGTGGTGTGCTTCGGCTTCCCACTGGTCGGACTGGGCGGACCGCGGGACGTGGACGACCCGGTGCTGGACAGCCACACGCCCACGCTTTTCGTGGTTGGCCAGAATGCCCTGTCATGCAGCATGGACGAGCTGGAGAACTTCCGAGAGCATATGAAGGCCGTCTCAGGCCTGGTGGTCGTCGGGGGAGCCGACGATGCGCTGCACATGTGCGCCCTCAAGAAACGACTCGAGGGTGTC
The nucleotide sequence above comes from Rhipicephalus microplus isolate Deutch F79 chromosome 2, USDA_Rmic, whole genome shotgun sequence. Encoded proteins:
- the Rcd1 gene encoding reduction in Cnn dots 1, with amino-acid sequence MSAAAHHYHYGDGRASSAEMYLHRLSGQEKEPHIVSVDHSYAKAWNAHPDSHHAKPAKLLFMKDVFVSEGRSGGENVLVNVEAWKGARTRPYDGSKTRNLMSECERSASLSCRPDASWDCAVKRLGWTGSQQRLFNQVMRLLHADRLARLAYCDNANEPVLRRLAVDRTARRLRRIVASWDLKLLQWLHQVLMEKAGVSYVAAYLDALQALRAHLPHLVDRLVGHSMGSVLLRRPWDPVAPFLSQHKPKRLPCAPLLLVCSGGPRPQVPGLPKFWSSQLSVLGKLVTVEPTIAAGPGATLNQVLEATVAAARAKVLELRSSFSSRPIVLVGWMVGGLVACQVSLFESVAAVVCFGFPLVGLGGPRDVDDPVLDSHTPTLFVVGQNALSCSMDELENFREHMKAVSGLVVVGGADDALHMCALKKRLEGVTQSMVDRCILDEVGAFLQWVLSAPLMGPAGSMATTARRCSPEVARRQGRPFYHPGSSLNVEPGLKSSIVATKRGSGRRIGRPPKQIIEKSMFSTFAASLKVPLHGKRAPSLQSDPPPDVPLSQSSEVDLMPTSSLWSQSLIADPQSSPCSSPMSSPLSRFQHKDLSNTILPDEANPATKEEGKFVSLADGGVRTSQLEKPLSQATTTQAACQMVLPASGTISMVVTPTKMELLSGHSASEATMQTSSALEMLAEASSNHSDTVQVGIRQKASLPSTAATRTRKVRMPRFYDS